Proteins co-encoded in one Diaminobutyricimonas sp. LJ205 genomic window:
- a CDS encoding histidine phosphatase family protein → MTIAFIRHGQTDWNAAGRMQGRSDIVLNDTGRQQARDAVAVLTDAELAGAEWEVIVSSPLQRARETAAIIADGLGIELGKTYELLVERDYGEGEGLTMNEILERWPDREYPGLEPLDSVVARGRAALDEIADEYAGRNVVIVCHGTLIRYTLASLLDHPIDQITNGSVSTLDRTDAAWRVLTVNGAVIDSLV, encoded by the coding sequence ATGACGATCGCCTTCATCCGCCACGGACAAACCGACTGGAACGCCGCCGGGCGGATGCAGGGCAGGAGCGACATCGTGCTGAACGACACTGGCCGGCAGCAGGCGCGTGACGCGGTCGCCGTGCTCACCGACGCCGAGCTTGCCGGCGCCGAGTGGGAGGTCATCGTCTCGTCGCCGCTGCAGAGGGCTCGAGAGACCGCGGCGATCATCGCGGATGGCCTCGGCATCGAGCTGGGCAAGACCTATGAGCTGCTCGTCGAGCGCGACTACGGCGAGGGCGAGGGGCTCACGATGAACGAGATTCTGGAGCGCTGGCCGGATCGCGAGTACCCGGGACTCGAGCCGCTCGATTCGGTCGTCGCCCGCGGCCGGGCCGCGCTGGATGAGATCGCCGACGAGTACGCGGGCCGGAACGTGGTCATCGTCTGCCACGGCACGCTGATCCGCTACACGCTGGCGTCGTTGCTCGATCACCCGATCGACCAGATCACGAACGGCTCGGTCTCGACGCTCGACCGGACGGATGCCGCGTGGCGAGTGCTCACGGTGAACGGCGCCGTCATCGACTCGCTGGTCTAA
- the smc gene encoding chromosome segregation protein SMC has translation MYLKSLTLKGFKSFAQPTTFAFEPGVTCVVGPNGSGKSNVVDALAWVMGEQGAKTLRGGKMEDVIFAGTSTRGPLGRAEVTLTIDNSDGALPIEYTEVTISRTLFRNGGSEYAINGESCRLLDVQELLSDSGLGREMHVIVGQGRLDNVLHATPEQRRGFIEEAAGILKHRRRKEKTVRKLEAMQANLTRLNDLAGEIRRQLKPLGHQAEIAREAQTIAAIVRDARARLLADEVVELRQAITEFSRSENDRKSERIVLQEQVDQAKLRQTHIEQAMTGDAVDTARRVTFELEQVQQSLRNLYSLANQKLALLGQQAELPGMQSTISPQMVQDARDEADRLRAGVGAAEEAVGRAAAATATAKASLDSLDEEISAQSALVSQHDLEVARLGSQIELAQSKLAGARGELLRQQNTLDAATERREQARAAFGALEQQNDDADDADSGLEEAHEAADAAVVALQADIETLRDELHAAERERDALAARTSALSRALEVKDGAGDLVAAGLSGVRGLVAEHVQVTPGFETAVAAALGTLADAVLADSRDAAHEALAHAKDKDFGRVEVVVADGSDDSAHHEPQWPTIDGIVPASSVVQGPVGVRGILTLIAIADDLAAARRAAPQLAELGHGLTIVTRDGDVLTRYVLRGGSGGKQGRIELIAERDAAAARLTEVTTQVERIRGLLTDKRAAVDTAKKDAAALLAKRRERDQRLAAHDQQLGRTRVQLEATEAECERLSTAVAVAAEAVRVAETGVDKARAEHDEYSAKPRPILDVSARGGLLTELEAARAAEVETRIQLETARERVRAEEARAIELARQREDERAAAEEQARLAVLRQRQMQSATTVVDALPPVLNAVDRSVAEARVRLASAEAARAEQNRELSDLRAAESALRERLHAVSENVHGLEMQIYEKKLHLSTLLERAGDELGLVEDVLVAEYGPHVPVPADDAHTTGVVEERGTSVSKPTDEELDAKVSAGSTSGEGPASEAASAPFNRAEQKARLAKAERKYQQLGRVNPLALEEFAALEQRHKFLTEQLTDLTQTRKDLLTIIDEIDTKMQDIFAAAFADTQAAFDRVFPILFPGGTGSLQLTDPDDLLTTGIEVSVKPAGKKIERLSLLSGGERSLAAVALLIAIFKARPSPFYIMDEVEAALDDANLGRLLTIFQDLRLSSQLIVITHQKRTMEIADALYGVSMRQDGVSAVIGQRVAQPEEQAS, from the coding sequence GTGTATTTGAAGAGCCTGACCCTCAAGGGGTTCAAGTCCTTCGCACAGCCGACCACGTTTGCCTTCGAACCCGGGGTGACCTGTGTCGTCGGTCCGAACGGCTCGGGCAAGTCGAACGTCGTCGACGCGCTGGCCTGGGTGATGGGGGAGCAGGGCGCGAAGACCCTCCGCGGCGGCAAGATGGAAGACGTCATCTTCGCCGGCACCTCGACCCGCGGCCCGCTCGGCCGCGCCGAGGTCACGCTCACGATCGACAACAGCGATGGTGCGCTGCCGATCGAGTACACCGAGGTGACGATCAGCCGCACCTTGTTCCGCAACGGCGGCTCCGAGTACGCCATCAACGGGGAAAGCTGCCGGCTGCTCGATGTGCAGGAGCTGCTCAGCGATTCCGGCCTCGGCCGGGAAATGCACGTCATCGTCGGCCAGGGCCGGCTCGACAACGTGCTGCACGCCACCCCGGAGCAACGCCGCGGGTTCATCGAGGAAGCCGCCGGCATCCTCAAGCACCGCCGCCGCAAGGAAAAGACGGTACGCAAGCTCGAAGCCATGCAGGCGAACCTCACCCGGCTGAACGACCTCGCCGGTGAGATCCGGCGCCAATTGAAGCCGCTCGGCCACCAGGCTGAGATCGCCCGTGAGGCCCAGACCATCGCCGCGATCGTCCGCGATGCCCGCGCCCGCCTGCTGGCCGACGAGGTCGTGGAACTGCGGCAGGCGATCACCGAGTTCAGCCGCTCCGAGAACGACCGCAAGAGCGAACGGATCGTCCTTCAGGAGCAGGTCGACCAGGCCAAGCTGCGGCAGACCCACATCGAGCAGGCCATGACTGGCGACGCCGTCGACACCGCCCGACGGGTCACCTTCGAACTCGAACAGGTGCAGCAGAGCCTGCGCAACCTGTACTCGCTGGCGAACCAGAAACTCGCGCTGCTCGGCCAGCAGGCGGAACTGCCCGGAATGCAGTCGACGATCTCACCGCAGATGGTTCAGGATGCCCGGGACGAAGCCGACCGGCTGCGCGCCGGGGTCGGCGCCGCCGAGGAAGCCGTGGGTCGAGCCGCGGCCGCGACGGCGACCGCGAAGGCGTCACTCGACTCGCTCGACGAGGAGATCAGCGCGCAGAGCGCCCTGGTCTCGCAGCACGACCTCGAGGTCGCTCGGCTCGGCAGTCAGATCGAACTCGCGCAGTCCAAGCTCGCCGGTGCCCGCGGTGAGCTGCTGCGCCAGCAGAACACACTGGACGCCGCCACCGAGCGCCGCGAGCAGGCCCGCGCCGCATTCGGCGCCCTCGAACAGCAGAACGACGACGCGGACGACGCCGACAGCGGCCTCGAGGAGGCGCACGAAGCAGCGGATGCCGCGGTCGTCGCCCTGCAAGCCGACATCGAAACCTTGCGCGACGAACTGCACGCCGCCGAGCGCGAACGCGACGCGCTCGCCGCGCGCACCAGTGCCCTGTCCCGCGCGCTGGAAGTCAAGGACGGCGCCGGCGATCTGGTCGCGGCCGGACTGTCCGGGGTGCGCGGCCTGGTCGCCGAACACGTGCAGGTCACTCCCGGATTCGAAACCGCAGTGGCTGCCGCTCTCGGCACCCTCGCCGACGCGGTGCTCGCCGACTCCCGCGACGCTGCGCACGAAGCGCTCGCCCACGCCAAGGACAAGGACTTCGGCCGCGTCGAGGTGGTCGTCGCGGATGGCTCGGACGACAGCGCACATCACGAGCCCCAGTGGCCCACCATCGACGGCATCGTGCCGGCCAGCTCGGTCGTCCAGGGGCCGGTCGGTGTCCGCGGCATCCTGACCCTGATCGCGATCGCCGACGACCTGGCTGCCGCCCGCCGGGCCGCGCCGCAACTGGCCGAACTCGGCCACGGCCTCACCATCGTCACCCGTGACGGCGACGTGCTCACCCGCTACGTGCTGCGCGGCGGGTCCGGCGGCAAGCAAGGCCGCATCGAACTGATCGCCGAACGCGACGCGGCCGCCGCCCGCCTCACCGAGGTCACTACCCAGGTCGAGCGCATCCGCGGACTGCTCACCGACAAGCGGGCGGCCGTGGATACCGCGAAGAAGGATGCCGCCGCCCTGCTGGCGAAGCGACGTGAGCGCGACCAGCGGCTGGCGGCCCACGATCAGCAGCTCGGACGCACCCGCGTGCAGCTCGAGGCGACCGAGGCTGAGTGTGAACGGCTCAGCACCGCCGTGGCTGTTGCCGCTGAAGCCGTGCGGGTCGCCGAAACCGGCGTCGACAAAGCCCGGGCCGAGCATGACGAGTACTCGGCGAAGCCGCGTCCGATCCTGGACGTGTCGGCCAGGGGCGGACTGTTGACCGAGCTTGAGGCGGCTCGCGCTGCCGAGGTGGAGACCCGTATCCAGCTCGAGACCGCCCGCGAACGGGTGCGCGCCGAGGAGGCCCGAGCGATCGAGCTGGCCCGGCAGCGGGAGGACGAACGTGCCGCTGCCGAGGAGCAGGCGCGGCTCGCCGTGCTGCGGCAGCGGCAGATGCAGTCGGCGACCACGGTCGTCGACGCGCTGCCGCCCGTGCTGAACGCCGTCGACCGATCGGTCGCCGAAGCGCGTGTGAGGCTCGCGTCCGCCGAGGCCGCGCGTGCCGAGCAGAACCGGGAACTGTCCGATCTGCGCGCCGCGGAGAGCGCGCTGCGGGAACGCCTGCACGCGGTCAGCGAGAACGTGCACGGCCTCGAGATGCAGATCTACGAGAAGAAGCTGCACCTGTCGACGCTGCTCGAGCGCGCCGGCGACGAACTCGGGCTCGTCGAAGACGTACTCGTCGCCGAGTATGGCCCGCACGTGCCGGTGCCCGCGGACGATGCGCACACCACTGGCGTGGTTGAGGAGCGAGGAACGAGCGTCTCGAAACCCACCGACGAGGAACTCGACGCGAAGGTCTCGGCAGGCTCAACCAGCGGGGAAGGCCCGGCCAGCGAGGCCGCCAGCGCGCCCTTCAACCGCGCCGAACAAAAGGCCCGCCTCGCCAAGGCCGAGCGCAAGTACCAGCAGCTGGGCCGGGTGAACCCGCTCGCCCTCGAGGAGTTCGCCGCGCTCGAGCAGCGGCACAAGTTCCTCACCGAGCAGCTCACCGACCTCACCCAGACCCGCAAGGACCTGCTCACGATCATCGACGAGATCGACACGAAGATGCAGGACATCTTCGCGGCGGCCTTCGCCGACACCCAGGCCGCGTTCGACCGGGTGTTCCCGATCCTGTTCCCCGGCGGCACTGGCAGCCTGCAGCTGACCGATCCGGACGACCTGCTCACCACCGGCATCGAAGTGAGTGTGAAACCGGCAGGCAAGAAGATCGAGCGACTCTCGCTGCTGTCCGGCGGGGAGCGGTCACTCGCCGCGGTCGCGCTGCTGATCGCGATCTTCAAGGCCCGCCCCAGCCCGTTCTACATCATGGACGAGGTCGAGGCGGCGCTGGATGACGCGAACCTGGGCCGTCTGCTGACAATCTTCCAGGACCTGCGGCTGTCCAGCCAGCTCATCGTGATCACCCACCAGAAGCGCACCATGGAGATCGCCGACGCCCTGTACGGTGTGTCGATGCGGCAGGACGGCGTCTCAGCGGTGATCGGCCAGCGCGTCGCGCAACCGGAGGAGCAGGCGTCCTAA
- a CDS encoding TIGR03885 family FMN-dependent LLM class oxidoreductase — translation MTVIGFHASHEQIHPAELLKAVQHAEQAGFTAAMCSDHFAPWSARQGHSGFAWAWLGAALQATSLPFGVVNAPGQRYHPAIIAQAIGTLEAMFPGRFWAALGSGEAVNEHITGERWPDKDTRNQRLLESVEVMRALLAGHEVSRTGTITVDRARLWTRPDSPPPLIGAAVSAETAGWVASWADGLATVAQPLPVLREVIDAYRSEGGRGPLVLQVHVSVADTDAEALAIAHDQWRSNVFPPPLSWDVDSPEIFDLASAHVEPESVRDSVLVTSDPSWLTDRVGEFIELGFDEVYLHHVGQRQAAFIDTVGERVLPALPVTRKDAA, via the coding sequence GTGACCGTTATCGGATTCCACGCATCGCACGAACAGATCCACCCCGCCGAACTGCTCAAAGCAGTCCAGCACGCTGAACAGGCAGGCTTCACCGCCGCCATGTGCAGCGACCATTTCGCCCCCTGGAGCGCCCGCCAGGGCCACTCCGGCTTCGCCTGGGCCTGGCTCGGCGCGGCATTGCAGGCGACCAGCCTGCCCTTCGGGGTGGTGAACGCCCCCGGGCAGCGCTACCACCCGGCGATCATCGCCCAGGCAATCGGCACGCTGGAGGCAATGTTCCCCGGCCGCTTCTGGGCCGCTCTGGGCAGCGGCGAGGCCGTGAACGAGCACATCACCGGCGAACGCTGGCCGGACAAGGACACTCGAAACCAGCGACTGCTCGAAAGCGTCGAAGTCATGCGCGCCCTGCTGGCCGGCCATGAAGTGAGCCGGACCGGCACCATCACGGTGGACCGCGCCAGGCTGTGGACCAGGCCGGACTCCCCGCCGCCGCTGATCGGCGCCGCCGTCTCCGCCGAGACCGCGGGCTGGGTGGCATCGTGGGCCGACGGTCTGGCGACGGTTGCCCAGCCGCTGCCGGTGCTGCGTGAGGTCATCGACGCGTACCGGTCCGAGGGCGGCAGAGGACCGCTGGTGCTGCAGGTGCACGTCAGCGTCGCGGACACGGATGCCGAGGCTCTCGCCATCGCGCACGACCAGTGGCGCAGCAACGTGTTTCCACCGCCGCTGAGCTGGGATGTCGACTCCCCCGAGATCTTCGACCTGGCGTCGGCGCATGTCGAGCCGGAATCGGTGCGCGACTCGGTGCTCGTGACATCCGACCCGTCCTGGCTGACCGACCGCGTCGGCGAGTTCATCGAGCTCGGCTTCGACGAGGTGTACCTGCACCACGTCGGCCAGCGGCAGGCCGCGTTCATCGACACCGTCGGTGAACGGGTACTCCCCGCGCTCCCCGTGACCCGAAAGGACGCCGCATGA
- a CDS encoding alpha-amylase family protein, with protein MRISDTSDLWWKNAVVYCLDVETYMDWNGDGFGDFEGLAHRLDHLADLGVTCLWLMPFYPTPDRDDGYDITDFYGVDRRLGHSGDLVEVIRGARDRGMRVIADLVVNHTSVKHPWFQAARASRNSPYRDFYVWRDEVPKDAPASVFPGDEKGVWSFDERAGQYYLHRFYRHQPDLNVSNTKVREEVGKVIGYWLELGLSGFRVDAVPFFLEGTGDDPSEDLADPHGYLRELRELVSRRQGDAILLGEVNLPFKEQLTYFGGSDGDELSMQFDFESMQRLYLSLVREDARPLAKTLAKRPPVALASQWANFVRNHDELTLDKLSESERQEVFAAFGPEPEMQAYGRGIVRRLPTMLGGDPRRIRMAYSLLFSLPGTPVLFYGEEIGMGENLAAGGRLAVRTPMQWSDGKNGGFSSARPSQLPEPVTPDGYGPEHVNVNRQRRDPDSLLHFIRNLITRYRASPEIGWGELAILEQPHAAVLAHRVTSSYGSMIALHNFSPDAISVPLVVEGSEEGARLSDLLHDEATEIGRGGKVELTLDGYGYRWLRVLEPGSRRLS; from the coding sequence ATGAGGATCAGCGACACCAGCGACCTGTGGTGGAAGAACGCCGTCGTCTACTGCCTGGACGTCGAAACGTACATGGACTGGAACGGCGACGGATTCGGCGACTTCGAAGGCCTCGCCCACCGCCTCGACCACCTGGCCGACCTGGGCGTGACCTGCCTCTGGCTGATGCCGTTCTATCCGACCCCGGACCGCGACGACGGCTACGACATCACCGACTTCTACGGCGTCGACCGGCGCCTCGGCCATTCGGGGGATCTCGTCGAGGTCATCCGCGGCGCGCGCGACCGGGGCATGCGGGTGATCGCCGACCTGGTGGTCAACCACACCTCGGTGAAGCACCCGTGGTTCCAGGCCGCCCGGGCGAGCCGGAACTCGCCGTACCGGGACTTCTACGTGTGGCGGGATGAGGTTCCGAAGGATGCCCCGGCCTCCGTCTTCCCGGGCGATGAGAAGGGCGTGTGGAGCTTCGACGAACGCGCCGGCCAGTACTATCTGCACCGGTTCTATCGCCACCAACCCGACCTGAACGTCAGCAACACGAAGGTGCGCGAAGAGGTCGGCAAGGTGATCGGCTACTGGCTCGAGCTGGGGCTGTCGGGTTTCCGGGTCGACGCCGTGCCGTTTTTCCTTGAAGGCACCGGGGACGACCCGTCCGAGGATCTCGCCGACCCGCACGGTTACCTGCGCGAACTCCGCGAGCTCGTCAGCCGCCGCCAGGGCGACGCCATCCTGCTCGGCGAGGTGAACCTGCCGTTCAAGGAGCAGCTCACCTATTTCGGCGGCAGCGACGGCGACGAGCTGAGCATGCAGTTCGACTTCGAGTCGATGCAGCGGCTCTACCTGTCGCTCGTCCGGGAGGACGCGCGACCGCTCGCGAAGACGCTGGCGAAGCGGCCGCCGGTGGCGCTCGCCTCGCAGTGGGCGAACTTCGTGCGCAACCACGATGAGCTCACCCTCGACAAGCTCAGCGAGTCGGAGCGTCAGGAGGTGTTCGCGGCGTTCGGGCCGGAGCCGGAGATGCAGGCGTACGGGCGCGGCATCGTGCGCCGGCTGCCGACGATGCTCGGCGGCGACCCGCGCCGCATCCGCATGGCCTACAGCCTGCTGTTCTCACTGCCGGGCACCCCGGTGCTGTTCTACGGTGAGGAGATCGGCATGGGCGAGAACCTCGCGGCCGGCGGCCGACTGGCGGTGCGCACGCCGATGCAGTGGTCGGATGGCAAGAACGGCGGTTTCTCCTCGGCGCGGCCGTCACAGCTGCCTGAGCCGGTCACACCCGATGGTTACGGCCCGGAGCATGTGAACGTCAACCGGCAGCGCCGCGACCCGGATTCGCTGCTGCATTTCATCCGCAACCTGATCACCCGCTACCGGGCGTCGCCGGAAATCGGCTGGGGCGAACTCGCGATCCTCGAGCAGCCCCATGCCGCGGTGCTCGCGCACCGGGTGACCAGCAGCTACGGCAGCATGATCGCGCTGCACAACTTCTCACCAGACGCGATCTCGGTGCCGCTCGTCGTGGAGGGAAGCGAGGAGGGTGCTCGCCTGAGCGACCTGCTGCACGATGAGGCGACCGAAATCGGCCGCGGCGGCAAGGTGGAGCTCACGCTCGACGGCTACGGCTACCGCTGGCTGCGCGTGCTGGAGCCCGGCAGTCGCAGGCTCTCGTGA
- a CDS encoding GNAT family N-acetyltransferase: MSAFTIDELPIPENLDGEHGDAFREMVEVRNTIEADTIGNRDLNYAPDELLPFWQNQQYNPMRVLVARVDRRVVARAVFELQAEESAEASFISIEVLAEHRRQGIGSALYERLLEWTREAGLRVMQCYVLHRPDRTGPQLAAPTGYGSVPADDPGSRFLVARGFTLEQVDRMSRLPLPLEPNVIDTNLRLASRAAGPDYSLVHWVGRTPDDLVEDLARLRQRMSVDAPAAGLAFAEEEWDAERIRTTDDLAAKSPRMLLYAAVRHEPSGRLVGFTELSAPPELSRPVDQGDTLVIREHRGHRLGMLLKISNLKHLEAVRPGHPSVITFNAEENRYMLAVNEAVGFVPAGYEGGWKKLLD; this comes from the coding sequence ATGAGCGCGTTCACCATTGACGAATTGCCGATCCCCGAGAATCTGGACGGTGAGCATGGCGACGCGTTCCGCGAGATGGTCGAGGTACGGAACACGATCGAGGCCGACACGATCGGCAACCGCGACCTCAACTACGCGCCAGACGAGTTGCTGCCGTTCTGGCAGAACCAGCAGTACAACCCGATGCGCGTGCTCGTCGCCCGAGTGGACCGTCGCGTCGTCGCCAGAGCCGTGTTCGAGCTGCAGGCCGAGGAGTCGGCCGAGGCGTCCTTCATTTCGATTGAAGTGCTCGCAGAGCATCGCCGACAGGGCATCGGCAGCGCCTTGTACGAGCGGCTGCTCGAGTGGACCCGCGAGGCCGGCCTGCGCGTGATGCAGTGCTACGTGCTGCACCGGCCCGACAGGACCGGCCCGCAGTTGGCTGCGCCGACTGGTTATGGATCGGTGCCAGCGGATGACCCGGGGTCGCGCTTCCTCGTGGCTCGCGGCTTCACCCTGGAGCAGGTGGACCGGATGAGCCGGCTGCCGCTGCCACTGGAGCCGAACGTGATCGACACGAACCTGCGGCTCGCGTCGCGCGCCGCAGGCCCCGACTACAGCCTGGTGCACTGGGTGGGCCGCACCCCGGACGACCTGGTCGAGGACCTGGCCCGACTGCGTCAACGGATGAGCGTGGACGCCCCGGCGGCGGGCCTGGCCTTCGCCGAGGAGGAGTGGGACGCGGAACGCATCCGCACCACCGACGACCTGGCCGCGAAGAGTCCGCGAATGCTGCTGTACGCGGCGGTCCGGCACGAGCCGAGCGGTCGCCTGGTGGGCTTCACCGAGCTGTCGGCGCCGCCGGAGCTGAGCCGCCCGGTGGATCAGGGTGACACCCTGGTGATTCGCGAGCACCGCGGTCACCGGCTGGGCATGCTGCTCAAGATCTCGAACCTCAAACATCTCGAAGCGGTGCGTCCTGGACATCCGAGCGTCATCACCTTCAACGCCGAGGAGAACCGCTACATGCTCGCCGTGAACGAGGCAGTCGGTTTCGTCCCGGCCGGCTACGAGGGCGGCTGGAAGAAGCTGCTCGACTGA